Sequence from the Candidatus Eisenbacteria bacterium genome:
GTTCGGCATGCATCAGACCGGGCACGTCGACGAACGCTATCTGCTGCACGTGATCGCCTCGTTGCCGCCGGGCGCGAGCGAGATCTACTGCCACCCGGCGACCGGCCAGGCGGCGGCGATGGCTCGCTACCAGCAGGGCTACGATCACGAAGGCGAGGTCGCCGGGCTCACCAGCCCCCGCGTCGCGGAGGCGATCCGCGCCGCCGGGATCCGGCTCACGAGCTACCGGGAGCTCGCCGCGGCATGATCGGCGTCGTCGCGGCGATCGCAGCCAGCGTCGGCGATCTGCTCCTGCTGCTCGCCTCGAACGCCGCGCGCCCCGATCTCGCGTGGCTGCCGCGACCGTCCGGGACGGCGCTCCTCGCCGGCACGTACCTCGGCGTGGTGGCGATTCCGGTGTACGGGATCGGTTACCGGGGGGTGGCCGCCCGCTTTTCCAGCGTTCCGGCCGCGCCCAACCTGGCGCACGTCGTCTTCTTCGCGCTGGTCGCGCTCGGTCGGCGGCGGCCCTAGGCCGCGTGCGTCTCGTGCTGCTGGAACGCGGGCTCGCGCGCGCCCGACGGCAGATCGCCGCCGAGCGGTACCATGCGCCCGTCCCGCAGGACGCGAAGGTGCTGGCCGCTCCACACGACGTTCGAGCCGAGCCACGACGCGAGCCACACGGCGGAGTAGCCGAGGTCCTTCAACGGGACCATCCACATGTGCCGTGGCGTGTCGCGCTCGCGCAGGAGCCGCATGATGGCGCGCAGCGTTCCGACGCGCGCCGTGATCGCGGCGGCGAAGAACCCCCACCCGAGGAGCGAGCCGCGCGTCACGACGAGCGCCAGGAGACCCCACAGCATCGCGTGCGTGACGACCGACGCGAACCAGCCCACGGGCAGGCAGACGCGGTAGGTGCGCGCCCACCGCACCTGATGGCGCCAGACGTCGCCCACGGTGGTGGAGTCGAGGATGGTTTCGACGATGTACGGCAGGAGCACGAGCTCGTAGCCCGCCTCCTTCATCCACGCGCCCAGTCGGTTGTCGTCGGCGAGGTAGTCGGCGAGCGGCAGAAAGCCGCCGATCGCGTCCAGCGCCTCGCGCTTGAACGTCATCGCGGCGCCGAGCGCGTAGCTCTGGCCGGTGAAGTGGGCCGCGAGCACCATCGGGATGAAGTCGGTGTTGATGAGGAGCGACTCCGCGACCGATGGCAATCCGAAGAAGCCGCGGCCGCGATAGAGGCAGCTCGTGAGGCCGACCTTCGGCTTGGCGAGCGGCGCCACGACGCGGCGCAGGTAGTCGGGTCGCACGCGGATGTCGGCGTCCGAGAGCGCCAGCACCGGGTGCTTCGCGTGCGCCATCATATGGCACAGGTTGGCGACCTTGCGGTTGGTTCCCGGCCGGTCGCCGATCGAGAGGACGAGGTCGCGTTCGGGGAAGTCGCGCTGGATCTTGTGCACGATCTCGACCGCGGGATCGTTCGGATCGGTCACCCCGAACACGATCTGGTACTCGGGGTAGTCCTGGCGGCAGAAGCTCGCGAGGTTCGCGTAGAGGTCGATGCCGCGGCCCTTGAGGGGCTTGAGGATCGTGACCGGCGGCCGGTAGTCCTTCGCGCGCGCCGCCCGCCGGCGGGCGCGGCGGAAGAACGCCGCCGCACCGACGAGCTGGAAGAGCTGGTACCCGGTCGCGACGACCGAGCACGCGAGCACGGCCCACACGACGGGGGACATCACGCCGGAGCGCCGGCTCCGGGCGGGGTCGCCGTCTGTGCGATCTGCCGCCGCTTCAGCATCGAGCCGATGAACTGCCTGCCCTCGCTGAGCAGGCGCTTCGCCTCCTCGCGGTCGCGCATCATCTTCTTCACCGACTTCCAGATGTAGCGCCGGCTGAAATAGTAGCGGCGGTAGAACGTCTCGACGGCCTTGAAGATGTCGTCGGCGGACGCCTCGGGATACGAGACCGTGCACTTCTGGTAGCCGGTCTCGTCGACGAGGCTGTCGACCGTGAGGTACTTGTGCTCGCGCACCCAATCGTACATCGCGGTGCCAGGGTACGGCGACGCGAGCGAGACCTGCAGCGTCTCGGGCTGCATCTCCTGCGCGAAGCGGATCGTCTCCTCGATCGTGTCGCGCGTCTCGCCCGGCAGCCCGACGATGAACGTGCCGTGGATGAGGATGCCGACGTCGTGACAGTCCTTGGTGAAGCGGCGCGCGCGCTCGACCGACACGCCCTTCTTGATGTTCTTGAGGATCTGCTCGTTCCCCGACTCGTAGCCCACGACGAACAGGCGGAGCCCGCCGTCCTTCATCGCCTTCAGCGTCTCGCGGTCGACGTTCGCGCGCGAGTTCGTGGACCAGGTGATGCCGAGCCTGCCGAGCCCCTTGGCGATCTCGACCGCGCGCTTGGGGTCGGCCGTGAACGTATCGTCGTCGAAGAACAGCTCCTTCATCTCGGGGAAGTAGCGGCGCAGGCTCGCGCACTCTTCGAGCACGTTCTCGACGCTGCGCGTGCGGTAGCTGTGGCCCGTCGTCACCTGCGGCCACAGGCAGAACGTGCAACGCGCCGGACAGCCCCGGCCCGTGTAGAGCGACACGTAGGGGTACTGGCAGTAGGGCGAGTTGTACTTCTTGTAGTCGAGGTCGCGCGCGTAGACGTCGGTCGAGAACGGGAGCGCGTCGAGCTGCTCGGTCGTGAGCGGGTCGGGCTCGTCGTTGTGATGGTAGACGCCGTTCTCGAGGTAGCAGATGCCCTTCACGTCGCGGAACGGGCGGCCTTCGGCGACCGCGACCACGGCGATGTCGAACTCCTTGCGCGCGACGTAGTCGACGACGCCCGCAAAGCGCAGGGACTCCTCCGGGCGCGCCGTCACGTGGCCGCCGACGAAGCCGATCACGGTGTCGGGCTTGGCGCTCTTGAGCGCCTGGGCGGTGCGGACGTCGGCGCGGAAGGACGGCGTGCTCGTATGGATGACGATGTGGTCGAAGTCCTTGGCGACAGCGACCACCTGATCGATGGTCATGTGCTCGGGCGGCGCATCCAGCAGCCGTGCCCCGGGCAGCATGCCTGCCGGGTAGGACAACCAGGTCGGGTACCAGAACGACCAGACCTCGCGTTTTGCCTGGTAGCGAGCGCCTGCTCCCCCGTCGAAGTCGTCGTACGAGGGCGGGTTGAGGAAAAGGGTCCGCATCTTCTTCCTCCCTGAAGGAGACACGCGACGGTCATATTGCGGTGCTGACCGAGCGGTAAGTAAGGGTGGTATATGACCGATGATGGACGCGCAACCATACGGGCGGTCAACGTCGTATCACCGAGCAGAACAATCCCATTGCTGGGCCACCGACCCACCGCTATAAACCCGCCTTCCCATGCGAGAGGCTCTCATGCCCCGCCTGCGGCAGCCCCGGCCGGATCACCCGGTTCTCCTTGCCGCGGGTGCGCACGACGCCCTCTCGGCGAAGCTCGCCGAAGAGGCCGGCTTCGATGCCATCTGGGCCAGCGGCTTCGGTATCTCCGCCGTCCAGGCCGTCCCGGACGCGAACATCCTGACCTTGACGGAGACGCTCGACGCCGTCCGGCGCATCTGCGACGCGGTCGAGATCTCCGTCGTCGCAGACTGCGACAACGGGTACGGCAACGCCATCAACGTCATGCGGACGGTGACGGAGTTCGAGCGCGCCGGGGCCGCGGGGATCTGCATCGAGGACAACGAGTTCCCGAAGCGGTGCTCCTTCTACGCCGGCGTGCGTCGCGACCTGGTTGCGCCCGAGGAGCACGCCCGCAAGGTCGAGGCTGCGGTCGCCGCGCGCCGGAGCCGCGACTTCGCGGTGATCGCGCGCACCGAGGCCCTCATCGTCGGGATGGGGCAGGACGAGGCCCTGCTGCGCGCCCGCCTGTACGCGGATGCCGGCGCCGACGCGGTGCTCGTCCACTCGAAGGCGAAGGACTTCACGGAGCTGGCCGCATTCGGGGCGGCGTGGGATCGCCCCGTGCCGCTGGTCGCCGTCCCGACGACCTACCCGGACGTCAGCACCGCCGAGCTCGCACGCGCGGGCTTTCGGCTCGCCATCTTCGCGAACCAGCCGCTCCGCGCCGCGATCGTCGCCATGCGCGACGCCCTCCGGCGCATGCGGGAGACCGAGAAGGTCTCGTCGGTCGAGGCGCACATCGTCCCGCTCGAGGAGGTCTATCGCCTGGTCGGCGTTCCGGAGCTCAAGGCGAACGAGAAGCGGTTCCTGTTCGCCGGTCCCGAGGCGCCGCAGGCCGTCATCCTGGCCGCCGGCACGGACACGCAGACCCTGCTGCCCGACCAGGATCGCCCCCGCGTCATGCTCGACGTGAAGGGCAAGACGATCCTCGACCGGCAGGTGGAATCGCTTCACGAGGCCGGTATCCGCGACGTGACCATCGTGCGCGGCTACAAGAAGCAGCAGGTCCACGTCGCCGGCGCCCGGCTGGTCGACAACGACCGCTTTCGCGAGACGGGCGAGCTGTACTCGCTGATGCGCGCCGAGGAGGCGCTCACGGGCCCGGTGGTCGTGCTGTACGGCGACATCGTCTTCGAGCAGAGCGTGCTCGAGCGCCTGCTGCGCGCGCCCGCCGACATCGCCGTGGTCGTCGATCGCTCGTTCCCGGATCTCCTGCGGGCGGGGCAGGCACCCACGGGACACGATCTCGTCGTCACCGACGCCCCGCCCGAGGGCCGCCGCTTCGTCGCCGCCGAGCAGGGGAGCCGCGTGCTCCGCATCGGTCCCGAGGTGCGGCCCGAGGAGGCGCACGGCGAGTTCATCGGGCTCACGGCGCTCTCGAAGACGGCCGCGACCCGCCTCAAGGAGATGCACGCGGAGCTGGAATCGCGGCGTGCGGAGGGCCTCGAGCGCGCGAGCCTCACGCACGTGCTCCAGGCGCTCATCGACCGCGGCGAGCCGGTGGTCGCGGTCGAGATCCACAAGGGCTGGATGGAGATCGAGAGCTTCGACGACTATCGCCGCGCCTGGC
This genomic interval carries:
- the hpnI gene encoding bacteriohopanetetrol glucosamine biosynthesis glycosyltransferase HpnI, whose protein sequence is MSPVVWAVLACSVVATGYQLFQLVGAAAFFRRARRRAARAKDYRPPVTILKPLKGRGIDLYANLASFCRQDYPEYQIVFGVTDPNDPAVEIVHKIQRDFPERDLVLSIGDRPGTNRKVANLCHMMAHAKHPVLALSDADIRVRPDYLRRVVAPLAKPKVGLTSCLYRGRGFFGLPSVAESLLINTDFIPMVLAAHFTGQSYALGAAMTFKREALDAIGGFLPLADYLADDNRLGAWMKEAGYELVLLPYIVETILDSTTVGDVWRHQVRWARTYRVCLPVGWFASVVTHAMLWGLLALVVTRGSLLGWGFFAAAITARVGTLRAIMRLLRERDTPRHMWMVPLKDLGYSAVWLASWLGSNVVWSGQHLRVLRDGRMVPLGGDLPSGAREPAFQQHETHAA
- the hpnJ gene encoding hopanoid biosynthesis associated radical SAM protein HpnJ; the encoded protein is MRTLFLNPPSYDDFDGGAGARYQAKREVWSFWYPTWLSYPAGMLPGARLLDAPPEHMTIDQVVAVAKDFDHIVIHTSTPSFRADVRTAQALKSAKPDTVIGFVGGHVTARPEESLRFAGVVDYVARKEFDIAVVAVAEGRPFRDVKGICYLENGVYHHNDEPDPLTTEQLDALPFSTDVYARDLDYKKYNSPYCQYPYVSLYTGRGCPARCTFCLWPQVTTGHSYRTRSVENVLEECASLRRYFPEMKELFFDDDTFTADPKRAVEIAKGLGRLGITWSTNSRANVDRETLKAMKDGGLRLFVVGYESGNEQILKNIKKGVSVERARRFTKDCHDVGILIHGTFIVGLPGETRDTIEETIRFAQEMQPETLQVSLASPYPGTAMYDWVREHKYLTVDSLVDETGYQKCTVSYPEASADDIFKAVETFYRRYYFSRRYIWKSVKKMMRDREEAKRLLSEGRQFIGSMLKRRQIAQTATPPGAGAPA
- a CDS encoding isocitrate lyase/phosphoenolpyruvate mutase family protein, giving the protein MREALMPRLRQPRPDHPVLLAAGAHDALSAKLAEEAGFDAIWASGFGISAVQAVPDANILTLTETLDAVRRICDAVEISVVADCDNGYGNAINVMRTVTEFERAGAAGICIEDNEFPKRCSFYAGVRRDLVAPEEHARKVEAAVAARRSRDFAVIARTEALIVGMGQDEALLRARLYADAGADAVLVHSKAKDFTELAAFGAAWDRPVPLVAVPTTYPDVSTAELARAGFRLAIFANQPLRAAIVAMRDALRRMRETEKVSSVEAHIVPLEEVYRLVGVPELKANEKRFLFAGPEAPQAVILAAGTDTQTLLPDQDRPRVMLDVKGKTILDRQVESLHEAGIRDVTIVRGYKKQQVHVAGARLVDNDRFRETGELYSLMRAEEALTGPVVVLYGDIVFEQSVLERLLRAPADIAVVVDRSFPDLLRAGQAPTGHDLVVTDAPPEGRRFVAAEQGSRVLRIGPEVRPEEAHGEFIGLTALSKTAATRLKEMHAELESRRAEGLERASLTHVLQALIDRGEPVVAVEIHKGWMEIESFDDYRRAWREVQS